One segment of Paenibacillus rhizovicinus DNA contains the following:
- a CDS encoding zinc-binding alcohol dehydrogenase family protein codes for MRGIVCKEVERFEMTELEEPAFAEGEAIVRIKRIGICGTDLHAFKGNQPFFAYPRILGHELSGIIERIGDNEAGLQIGDQVSIIPYLHCGACIACRKGKTNCCASMRVLGVHTDGGMRERISVPVTHLLGTNGLTLEQAAVVEPLSIGAHAVRRSGLTAGDTALVIGAGPIGLGVMTFAKQLGANVIAMDINDERLAFCQQWASVDHTVNALKDPVSRVKAITDGDFPIVVFDATGNAKSMSDAVRFVANGGTLVYVGLVKGDISFDDSEFHKRETTLMGSRNATKEDFLHVLEVLRSGAIDVERYVTHHASFDEMIERFEDWLNPASKVIKAMVEL; via the coding sequence ATGAGAGGAATTGTATGCAAAGAAGTCGAGCGGTTCGAAATGACGGAGCTGGAGGAGCCCGCATTCGCGGAAGGAGAAGCGATCGTGCGCATTAAGCGGATCGGCATCTGCGGCACCGATCTGCATGCTTTTAAGGGCAATCAGCCTTTCTTCGCTTATCCGCGGATACTCGGTCACGAGCTGTCCGGCATCATCGAGCGTATCGGCGACAATGAAGCCGGCCTGCAAATCGGCGATCAAGTGAGCATCATCCCTTACCTGCATTGCGGCGCTTGCATTGCCTGCCGCAAAGGAAAAACCAACTGCTGCGCGTCGATGCGGGTACTCGGCGTGCATACGGACGGCGGCATGCGCGAGCGGATTTCCGTGCCGGTCACGCATCTGCTCGGCACGAACGGACTGACGCTTGAGCAAGCGGCCGTGGTGGAGCCGCTCAGCATCGGCGCGCATGCCGTTCGGCGCTCGGGGCTTACGGCGGGAGATACGGCGCTCGTCATCGGGGCAGGACCCATCGGCCTTGGCGTCATGACCTTCGCCAAACAACTGGGCGCTAACGTCATCGCGATGGATATTAACGACGAGCGGCTCGCCTTTTGCCAGCAGTGGGCATCTGTCGATCATACAGTCAACGCGCTGAAGGATCCGGTTTCGCGGGTGAAGGCGATTACGGACGGGGATTTCCCGATCGTCGTCTTCGATGCCACCGGAAACGCCAAATCGATGTCGGACGCCGTCCGGTTCGTGGCGAATGGCGGAACGCTGGTCTACGTCGGGCTCGTGAAGGGCGATATTTCATTCGACGATTCGGAATTCCATAAACGCGAGACGACGCTGATGGGCAGCCGGAACGCGACGAAGGAGGATTTTCTGCATGTGCTGGAGGTGCTGCGGAGCGGCGCGATTGACGTGGAGCGATACGTCACCCATCACGCCTCGTTTGATGAAATGATCGAACGATTCGAGGATTGGCTGAACCCGGCATCGAAAGTGATAAAGGCGATGGTCGAGTTGTAA
- a CDS encoding LysE/ArgO family amino acid transporter — MVSAILQGFILAFGLILPLGVQNMFVFNQGAVQSRYLRTLPVILVASFCDSMLILLAVLGVSTAAFGIGWLKMSLMAAGIVFLLYMGWVTWRSSTGGKDSDSSSSEKPPEPMGTRKQIAFAFSVSLLNPHAIMDTIGVIGTSSLNYSGHAKAAFAISCIVVSWLWYLGLALAGRIVGAKDRSGRLLAGLNKFSALVMWGTAVYLTVMIAQ, encoded by the coding sequence ATGGTTAGTGCTATCCTGCAAGGCTTCATCCTTGCCTTCGGCCTCATCTTGCCGTTAGGCGTGCAAAATATGTTCGTGTTCAACCAGGGAGCGGTTCAATCCCGGTACCTCCGGACGCTGCCGGTCATTCTCGTCGCTTCGTTCTGCGATTCGATGCTCATTCTGCTTGCGGTGCTCGGCGTATCGACGGCCGCCTTCGGGATCGGATGGTTGAAGATGAGCCTCATGGCAGCGGGCATCGTGTTCCTGCTCTATATGGGCTGGGTGACATGGCGCAGCAGTACCGGAGGCAAGGATTCGGATTCAAGTTCGTCGGAGAAGCCGCCGGAACCGATGGGAACGAGGAAGCAGATCGCTTTCGCGTTTTCCGTATCGCTGCTCAATCCCCATGCGATTATGGATACGATCGGGGTAATCGGCACGAGCTCGCTGAATTATAGCGGGCACGCCAAGGCCGCGTTTGCGATCAGTTGTATCGTCGTCTCCTGGCTATGGTATCTCGGCTTGGCGTTGGCGGGAAGAATCGTCGGAGCGAAAGACCGGTCGGGGCGGCTGCTTGCGGGACTCAATAAGTTCTCCGCGCTCGTTATGTGGGGGACGGCGGTTTATTTGACCGTTATGATCGCGCAATGA
- a CDS encoding ABC transporter permease: MTKLIRNENMKIYRRPRTWAMIGILMLAIGLMSWALKHDENKSDPNWQQQLTQQNAHMQQNLQEGKNLDASDKEQIQNAIKLNEYYIAHDINPHKLSLWSYVNTSASLIILVTLLTVIIAADMIAAEFSWGTIKLLLVGPASRTKVMMSKYIAVMGFALLLLLLAFAAAFTAGGILSGFSGLSLPNVTILNGVIHEGSMIVNALQKYGFAVVSLLMYVTMAFMISSAFRSSSMAIAFSLLFMLLGNSLSEFFHAYDWVKYLLFSNVDLTQYLAGSAPLRPEMTMSFSILMLVAYYVVFQFIAWLLFTKRDVAA, encoded by the coding sequence ATGACGAAGCTTATTCGCAACGAGAATATGAAGATTTACCGCCGCCCTCGCACTTGGGCGATGATCGGCATTCTGATGCTCGCCATCGGGCTCATGAGCTGGGCACTGAAACATGACGAGAACAAGAGCGATCCTAATTGGCAGCAGCAGCTGACGCAACAGAACGCCCATATGCAGCAGAATCTGCAGGAAGGCAAAAATCTCGACGCCAGCGACAAAGAACAGATCCAAAACGCGATCAAGCTGAACGAATATTATATCGCACATGATATTAACCCGCACAAGCTGTCGCTCTGGAGCTACGTGAATACCTCTGCGTCCCTGATCATACTGGTCACGCTCTTGACGGTCATCATCGCCGCGGACATGATCGCCGCCGAGTTCTCCTGGGGTACGATCAAGCTGCTGCTCGTCGGTCCCGCTTCGCGAACGAAAGTGATGATGAGCAAATATATTGCCGTCATGGGCTTCGCCTTACTGCTGCTCTTGCTCGCCTTCGCCGCCGCTTTCACAGCTGGAGGCATACTGTCGGGCTTCTCCGGGCTGAGCCTGCCGAATGTCACGATCTTGAACGGCGTCATCCACGAAGGCTCGATGATCGTGAACGCGCTGCAGAAATACGGCTTCGCCGTCGTCTCGCTGCTCATGTACGTCACGATGGCGTTCATGATCTCATCGGCGTTCCGCAGCTCCTCGATGGCCATCGCCTTCTCGCTGCTGTTCATGCTGCTCGGCAATTCGCTGTCGGAATTCTTTCACGCGTACGATTGGGTGAAATACCTGCTCTTCTCCAATGTCGATCTGACGCAGTACTTGGCAGGCAGCGCGCCGCTCCGGCCGGAGATGACCATGTCGTTCTCCATCCTGATGCTCGTCGCTTATTATGTAGTCTTCCAATTCATCGCCTGGCTGCTGTTCACCAAGCGCGACGTGGCCGCTTAA
- a CDS encoding ABC transporter ATP-binding protein, giving the protein MSDPVLQLRNLTKTIGRRNIVDDLTFDIPAGEVFGFLGPNGAGKTTTIRMIVGLISMSKGEAFIKGISVRNHFELAMTHVGAIVENPEMYKFLTGYQNLVHFARRHEGVTKARINEVVELLGLQNRIHEKVKRYSLGMRQRLGVAQAILHRPSLLILDEPTNGLDPAGIRELRDYLRKLTKEEGISVIVSSHLLSEMELMCDRVAIIQSGKLVDVRSINEIQDAAQSKIVIEAGDLPAAQRLLAAAFDPALMSVSGSQLELTADKSVIPHIARLLVNAEIDVHGIHAVQKSLEEQFLEMTGGEMVV; this is encoded by the coding sequence ATGTCAGACCCTGTGTTGCAGCTTCGCAACCTGACCAAAACAATCGGCAGACGAAATATCGTCGATGATCTTACATTCGATATTCCCGCTGGAGAAGTGTTCGGCTTCCTCGGTCCGAACGGCGCGGGCAAAACGACGACCATTCGCATGATCGTCGGCTTGATCTCCATGTCGAAAGGGGAAGCGTTCATCAAGGGCATCTCCGTCCGCAATCACTTCGAGCTCGCGATGACCCATGTCGGAGCGATCGTCGAAAATCCCGAAATGTATAAATTTCTGACCGGCTATCAGAACCTGGTTCACTTCGCGCGCAGGCACGAAGGCGTTACGAAGGCGCGAATCAATGAAGTCGTCGAACTGCTCGGCCTCCAGAACCGGATCCACGAGAAGGTCAAACGCTATTCCCTCGGCATGCGCCAGCGGCTCGGCGTCGCTCAGGCGATACTGCACCGGCCTTCGCTGCTCATCCTTGACGAGCCGACGAACGGACTGGATCCCGCGGGCATCCGCGAGCTGCGGGATTACTTGCGCAAGCTGACGAAGGAAGAAGGCATCTCCGTCATCGTCTCTTCCCATCTGCTGTCCGAGATGGAGTTGATGTGCGACCGGGTCGCCATCATTCAATCCGGCAAGCTCGTCGATGTACGGTCCATTAATGAAATTCAGGATGCGGCCCAGTCGAAAATCGTCATCGAAGCCGGCGATTTGCCGGCGGCCCAGCGCCTGCTTGCCGCGGCGTTCGACCCGGCCCTCATGTCCGTGTCCGGCAGCCAGCTTGAGCTGACGGCGGATAAATCCGTCATTCCGCATATTGCGAGGCTGCTCGTTAACGCGGAGATCGACGTGCACGGCATCCATGCCGTACAGAAATCGCTGGAGGAACAATTCCTCGAAATGACCGGAGGTGAGATGGTTGTCTAG
- a CDS encoding LysR family transcriptional regulator: MTNNYELYKVFYWAAKTGSLTQAAKALYITQPSVSHAIKQLEDSFGLTLFYRTSKGVSLTQEGAVLYSYIEKSQILISVAEEKMTALKNLGSGELRIGGSDSLFKHYLLPYLEDYHRKYPGIKLHLNHGTTPETISFLKEGRIDVGVVRMPIVDDQLEVMRGIQLQDCFVAGERYAELKGVELSMELLLHYPIILFSRNSRVRMAITELFQSYGYEIKPEIEVGSVDLLIEFARKGLGISYVTREFVAKELEAGSLFEIQLDVKLPPSQVGFMIMRNMPLSSAASKFIELVK, from the coding sequence ATGACCAACAATTACGAGCTGTACAAGGTTTTCTACTGGGCCGCGAAGACGGGAAGCTTGACCCAGGCAGCCAAGGCGCTGTATATCACTCAGCCGAGCGTCAGCCACGCCATCAAGCAGCTGGAAGACAGCTTCGGCCTCACTTTGTTTTACCGGACGTCCAAAGGCGTCTCGCTGACGCAGGAAGGCGCGGTGCTCTATTCCTACATCGAGAAGTCTCAAATCTTGATTTCGGTGGCAGAGGAGAAAATGACCGCGCTCAAAAACCTCGGCAGCGGCGAGCTTCGGATCGGCGGCAGCGATTCGCTGTTCAAGCATTACTTGCTTCCTTATTTAGAAGACTACCATCGGAAGTATCCGGGCATTAAGCTGCATTTGAATCACGGAACGACGCCGGAAACGATCTCTTTCTTAAAAGAAGGCCGCATCGACGTGGGCGTCGTACGGATGCCGATCGTCGACGATCAGCTCGAAGTGATGCGGGGCATTCAGCTGCAGGATTGTTTCGTGGCGGGCGAACGATACGCCGAGCTCAAAGGCGTGGAGCTGTCCATGGAGCTCCTGCTCCACTATCCAATCATCCTCTTCTCGCGCAACAGCCGGGTACGGATGGCCATCACGGAGCTGTTCCAAAGCTACGGCTATGAAATCAAACCGGAAATCGAGGTCGGAAGCGTCGATTTGCTTATCGAGTTCGCCCGCAAAGGCCTCGGCATCTCTTACGTGACCCGGGAATTCGTGGCCAAGGAGCTGGAGGCGGGCTCGCTCTTCGAAATCCAACTGGACGTGAAGCTGCCCCCGTCGCAGGTCGGATTCATGATCATGCGCAACATGCCGCTCTCCAGCGCGGCGAGCAAGTTTATCGAGCTTGTGAAGTAA
- the zwf gene encoding glucose-6-phosphate dehydrogenase, translated as MEATTFILFGATGDLAKRKIYPALFNLFIDGKLPQAFSVFGLGRRELNDETFRSNVGQALRSFSRREANDPKLVNRFLNAFSYSVLHIDQVEDYIKLLQLVEQREAALGAAPNRLFYLSVGPEFFETIAANVKSSGLGSADGWKRLVIEKPFGHDLQSARDLNEKLSQSFEEHEVFRIDHYLGKPMVQKLEILQQANPVLQALWTNRHIANVQITANETVGVEERAGYYDHVGAVRDMFQNHMLQLLMMLAIHLPNNSTSDDVRLRKKKVMENVVPLPKENVAAQIIRGQYAAGTIQGKPVVGYKSEPGIAETSMNDTFIAAKLEIDDYFWRGVPFYIRTGKRMKEKSTRIVIEFKEPLKQPSLSNEDSKTPNLLVFEISPNEGITLQLNTRDPQHKGEFKPMHVNFHTSEQDVPEAYENLIGDALNGDPTFFAHWDEVELAWKWVQPVLDAFADDLVPLHSYPAGSYGPAASDELLAKDGYRWRFDTEPEQEIETKEGVNYAYHANH; from the coding sequence ATGGAGGCCACTACATTTATATTGTTCGGGGCGACGGGTGACTTGGCCAAACGCAAAATCTACCCTGCCTTGTTTAATTTATTCATCGACGGCAAACTGCCGCAAGCTTTCTCCGTGTTCGGACTCGGACGCCGCGAGTTGAACGACGAGACGTTCCGCTCGAATGTCGGGCAAGCGCTTCGCAGCTTCTCCAGAAGAGAAGCGAACGATCCCAAGCTTGTGAACCGCTTCTTGAACGCATTCAGCTATAGCGTACTTCATATTGACCAAGTTGAGGATTACATCAAACTGCTGCAATTGGTCGAGCAGCGGGAAGCCGCTCTTGGCGCGGCGCCGAATCGCTTGTTCTATTTATCCGTCGGTCCGGAATTCTTCGAAACGATCGCCGCCAACGTCAAGTCGAGCGGGCTCGGTTCGGCGGATGGCTGGAAACGCCTCGTGATCGAGAAGCCTTTCGGCCACGATTTGCAGTCCGCCCGCGATCTGAACGAGAAGCTGAGCCAGTCGTTCGAAGAGCATGAAGTTTTCCGCATTGACCATTATCTCGGCAAACCGATGGTGCAGAAGCTTGAAATTTTGCAGCAGGCCAACCCGGTCTTGCAGGCATTATGGACGAATCGCCACATCGCTAACGTGCAAATCACGGCCAACGAAACGGTCGGCGTCGAGGAACGGGCGGGCTACTACGATCATGTGGGCGCCGTCAGAGACATGTTCCAGAACCATATGCTGCAATTGCTCATGATGCTCGCGATCCATTTGCCGAACAACAGCACGTCGGACGACGTTCGCTTGCGCAAGAAAAAAGTCATGGAGAACGTCGTCCCGCTTCCAAAAGAGAACGTCGCTGCCCAGATCATCCGCGGACAATACGCGGCGGGAACGATTCAAGGGAAGCCGGTCGTCGGCTACAAATCCGAACCGGGCATTGCCGAGACGTCGATGAACGACACGTTCATTGCCGCGAAATTGGAGATCGATGATTATTTTTGGCGCGGCGTACCGTTTTATATTCGTACGGGCAAACGAATGAAGGAGAAATCGACGCGAATCGTGATCGAGTTCAAAGAACCGCTGAAGCAGCCTTCGCTCTCGAACGAAGACAGCAAGACGCCGAATCTCCTCGTGTTCGAAATCAGCCCGAACGAAGGCATCACGCTGCAGCTGAATACGAGAGATCCGCAGCATAAAGGCGAATTCAAACCGATGCACGTCAACTTCCATACGAGCGAGCAGGACGTGCCCGAAGCGTACGAGAATTTGATCGGCGATGCGCTGAACGGCGATCCGACGTTCTTCGCGCACTGGGACGAAGTCGAATTGGCTTGGAAATGGGTGCAGCCGGTTCTGGATGCATTCGCGGACGATCTCGTGCCGCTTCATTCTTATCCAGCAGGTTCTTACGGTCCTGCCGCTTCAGACGAACTGTTGGCCAAAGACGGCTATCGCTGGCGGTTTGATACCGAACCCGAGCAAGAAATCGAAACGAAAGAAGGAGTAAATTATGCCTATCACGCAAACCATTGA